From a region of the Suncus etruscus isolate mSunEtr1 chromosome 11, mSunEtr1.pri.cur, whole genome shotgun sequence genome:
- the LOC126022990 gene encoding olfactory receptor 6C2-like encodes MRNHTAITTFILMGLTDDPYLQALLFVFLFVTYMLSVTGNITIIILTLLDSHLKTPMYFFLRNFSFLEFSFTTVCIPRFLYSMTTGDNTVSYNACATQIFFVVFFGSTEFFLLAAMSYDRYVAICKPLHYTTIMNNRVCTTFVLSCWIAGLLIILPPLGMGLQLEFCDSNVIDHFGCDASPILQITCSDTVLIEKVILAFAVLTLIITLVCVVLSYTYIIKTILRFPTAQQRKKAFSTCSSHMIVVSISYGSCIFIYIKPSAKEGVAINKVVSVLTTSVAPLLNPFIYTLRNKQVKDAFKDTIKKIVYISKN; translated from the coding sequence ATGAGAAATCATACAGCAATAACAACATTTATCCTTATGGGATTGACAGATGACCCATATCTACAGGCtctcctttttgtatttttgtttgtcacTTACATGTTGAGTGTGACTGGAAATATCACCATCATCATCCTCACACTTTTGGATTCTCATCTTAAAACTCCCATGTATTTTTTCCTtcgaaatttctcttttttagaaTTTTCATTCACCACTGTATGTATTCCAAGATTCCTGTATAGTATGACAACTGGAGATAATACTGTTAGTTACAATGCTTGTGCCAcgcaaatattttttgttgtcttCTTTGGATCAACGGAATTTTTTCTCCTGGCTGCCATGTCCTATGATCGCTATGTGGCCATTTGCAAGCCCTTACATTACACAACCATCATGAATAACAGAGTCTGTACTACATTTGTcctctcttgttggattgctggCTTACTGATCATTCTTCCACCTCTTGGCATGGGCCTGCAGCTAGAATTCTGTGACTCAAATGTGATTGATCATTTTGGCTGTGATGCGTCTCCAATTTTACAGATAACCTGCTCAGATACAGTGTTAATAGAAAAAGTTATTTTGGCTTTTGCAGTGCTAACACTCATAATTACTTTGGTGTGTGTAGTCCTCTCCTATACATATATCATCAAGACTATTCTCAGATTTCCAACTGCCCAACAAAGGAAAAAGGCATTTTCTACCTGCTCTTCCCATATGATTGTGGTTTCCATCAGTTATGGCAGTTGCATCTTTATCTACATCAAACCTTCAGCAAAAGAAGGAGTAGCCATTAATAAGGTGGTGTCTGTTCTCACTACTTCTGTTGCCCCTCTACTTAATCCATTCATTTATACTCTCCGAAACAAACAAGTGAAAGATGCTTTCAAAGACACAATAAAGAAAATTGTATATATCAGCAAAAATTAA